The Methanoregula sp. sequence GGTGTGTGTGATTCCCGGGTTCTCTCCGTAGGTTAGATAATCTGGTATCACGGGCTGAGTGACATAGGAGAAAATACGCCCAAATAGGGCTCCGTTTGCTATGCCCTTATCCGGAAAACCCCGCAAACCCGTTCTTTTCTGTTCGTGTGGAAAATGCGCTTAATTTTCGCCCCATTTGCAAAAATACAGCAGGAAACCCCCTCGCCTGTTGGCCGCCAATGGCCCTGAAACCGAGGCATTTTTCGCCACTTAGTTTACCCCATCCGGCACCCGGAAACCCTGCCGGAACGTGAATATGGGGCTCGTTTTTCCAAGTACCCCATTTTCAATTATTGTTCCAACACTCCCCGCTCGAATAACAGTTTCGCATAATCCTCACCCGATAACGGGCATCGGATAAGATCATCCATTTCATTTCCAGACAGATGCAGCTGAGCCCGCATCTTTGCGAGCAGGTCCGCGTTGTACTCTTTCACCCCATGACTCAGGAACGTGTGAACACCGGATATCTTCCCATCGATGCAGAGATAAAAGATCTTGTGATGGGATGCTCGCTCTTCAAACCCTTTCTTGAGAAGAGCAGCTGCGATATCCCGGGTCTTGCAGGACTTCAAGAACTGGCCCCGGCAACAACAAGAGATTCGAGATGGGAACGAAGCCGGAGTGCGTCCCTGGTAAGGTTCGCCGGGTTCCCGGCTACGTATACCTCCCAGAGCGTGGAGAGCTCGTCTGAGATCCCTGCAATGCCTTCCTCAAGGGTTGGTGCTGAAACCAGAAGTCCGAACTCATCGTTTGTCAGGGTGAGCCGGTCAGCATCGTGCCCGACAGTAATCCGAAGTTCGCGAGCGAGCCTGCGGACGTGACCGTTGATTTTCAGCCGGTCGAGCGTAATGATCTGGTCTGCCATTTTCAGCATAGGTACCCAAGTGTATCATCCGGAAGATGAAAGGGTTTTTGATCCGAATAATTTCATGCGATATCTAAAAAAATCATTTGACATCGAACTAACTATCGATTTGAGTGAACGAACGAATCGACACATCCGGGGACAGGACAGATGACACCCGCTATCCTTTGTCAGAGACACCTGGTATCAGGGAGTCCAATCCCTGAGGGCAAATAACCCCTTTACGGGCTCCTTTTCCCTTCCCGGCATCCCAGTCAATACCGGAAAACCCCGCAAAACCATCCGTTTCGGGGCGTGTGGAAAATACGCTTAATTTTCGCCCCATTTGCAAAAATACGGGAGGAAACCACCTCGCCTGGTGGCCGCCAATGGCCCTGAAACCGAGGCATTTTTCGCCACCTGATTTAGCCCATCCGGATCCCTGAAACCCTGCCGGAATGCGAATATGAGGGTCTTTTTTTCCGGGGGTCTGAAAAAAGAGATTTTAGCCAGGGATAAGAAATGAAGGAGACGAAAAACAGTACGAACAACCCCGCCCGGGAGAAATACCTCTCACTTATTTCACGGGTGTAAAACGATAAGCTGGTGCAGGAAATGCGGATCCATTGCGGGATCTGGTGCACCCGAACCGGACTCGCTGACAAAATCTCCCCGCAATCCAAAAACGGGTGTATTTTTCTATCGAGTTGTGCAAATATATTTTCAATCAAAGTCTGCCCGGAAAAAATAAATCAGGGTCTGCCCGGAAATTTTCAATCAAAGCTTGAATGAAAAATTAAAATCAAAGTCCGGTTAAATTTTTTCAATCAAGATCCGATTTGAAATTTTTAAGCAGAGTCTGGTTGAAAAAATAAAATCAAAGTCTGATTGAAATTTTTATGCAAGGTCCGGTTGATCCGGAAATGATTTTTAAACGCTATCGCGTACTCGATTGAAAATTTTTGGGCAGAGTCCGGTTGATCCGGCTGAGCAGCCGGATGTACTGTTTAGGTGAGATGCCGGAGCGAGTTTACGTCGGATGTGTTGACCGTTTTCACTCCCTTTTTGGAAAATGATTGTTATAAGGGATCGCGTTTTTACATTTTAAGGCAGAGTCTGGTTGATCGGTGAATGGATTTCAAGCAGGGGCGGGGGGTCGATTGAAAATTTTTGAGCATGGTCTGATTAATTTTTTTTAAGCAAGGTGTGGTTGAAAATTATAATTCAAGGTATGGTTGAAAATTTTTGAGCAAAGTCTGACTATTTTTTTTCAATCAAAGTCTGGTTAAAAAAATAAAATCAAAGTCCGGTTGAAATTTTACCATCAGGATCCGATTATATTTTTTGAGCTGAGTGCGATTGAAAAATGAGTGGTGCACTGCAAGCGGAGTGTGGTGCAGGATCTCCCGTTCCCTTACGAAGTGTTACCGGTCCTTCTCGACCCGGTTATCCATCCTACCTAAATCGAAACCCAAAATTACCTGACTGCACCATATGGCATAAGGAACCCGATGACTCCCAATACCGAGTGGAAAAAGGTTGCAGCCTCCCTGATCGCAGCGGTCGTTTTTGCGTTTATCTGCCTCATATCATATACTTCCATTGACGGGATGAGCGGCGGGTACGCCCTTGCATTTGTCTCGTTCTTCCTTGCGATCAGCAGTATTGCAGTCGCCCTGCTGTTTTTCCACCGGGCGCGGGTGATGGATGCGATCCTGACCGATCCCTCCCCACTCGCTCACTGGACCTACCCGGAGGATATGATCCGTGCAAGCGTGGAGCGAGAATTCCGGGAATACAAGGAGCGGAACCGGGCAATGTTCATTATCATCGGCGGGATGCTTGTGGTTGCAGCCCTTGTCTTTTTGATCTTTGTTGGTGAGGGTGGTCCTGAGACTGCTCTCTTCCTGCTGGCCTTCGCTGTATTCCTGTTCATTATTTCCCGGGTCATGCCCGGGATTGAACGGCAGCGGGCGATGAGCTCTTCACAGGGTGCGTTTATCACCCGTGCCGGGATCATCTACGAAGGGGCGGTCTATCCGTTCCGCTCATTCCTGATGTGGAGGGATGGGATCCTGTTTCGTAAGGCCGACAAAAAGAAACCCGCGATGATTATTTTCTCATTCAGCCAGCTGGTCGGCCGCTTTATTGTCCAGCCGTTTGATATCGCAATTCCCGTGCCCGCAGGAGAAGAAGAAAATGCAATACGGATTGTCCGGGAACTGGGCGGCGATGTTCCTGATGACATTTAAGCAACCGGATTTTCCGGTAAAAAAAAGATAATCACTCCGGCGCAAACTTCGTGCCGTAGTGGATGATACCGCTCTCGCCATCGGTGGCGATCCTGCGGAAGATGCTTTTTACCCGCATGCCGATCTTTGCTTCGCTGGGGTCGCAGACAACCTGTGAGGTCATCTGGGGGCCTTCATCGAGTTTGATGATGGCAAGCACGTACGGCCCGTGCGAGGCGAACTGGTCGGGTGCAGTCTGGATGATCGTGAACGTGACCACGGTCCCCTTTCCGGCAAACTTGTGGTCCACGATCTTTCCTTCCCTGCGGCAGTCCGGACAGAAAGTCCTCGGGGGGAAGAAGTGGCGGTTGCAGGTCTCGCACTTTGTCCCGATCAGGTTGTAGCGCTGGGGGATCTTTCGCCAGAATCGTGCTACGGTCATTTCAGACCCTCCCGAGGATGTGGACCGCAACCGTGGCACCGGTACCGCCAACATTGTGGGTCATGCCGATCTTTGCGCCATCGATCTGGCGTTTGCCCGCGGTGCCGCGAAGCTGCTGGACGATCTCGCACACCTGCTTGATGCCGGTAGCCCCGACCGGGTGACCGCAGGCCTTGAGGCCGCCGCTGGTGTTGACCGGGATCCTGCCGCCAAGGGCGGTTTCGCCATCTGCGGTGAACTTACCAGCCGTGCCCTTCCTGCAGAACCCGAGGTCCTCGATGGCACAGATCTCTGCGATCGAGAAACAGTCGTGCACCTCGACCATGTTGATATCCTTGTGCGTCAGTTTTGCCATCTTAAAGGCCCGCTGGCCTGCAGCAACCGTCGCGTCCAGCGTCGAGATGTCCCGGCGGTCGTGGAGGGCGATGGAGTCGCTTGCCTGTGCGGTTGCAAGAACCTTGATCGGGGTGTCGGTGAATTCACGGGCACGGTCGAGCGGTGCGAGGATGACTGCCGCTGCCCCGTCCGTTATAGGTGAGCAGTCAAAAAGCCGGAGAGGTTCGGCGACCATGGTGGATTTCAGCACAGTGTCGAGCGTGATCTCCTGCTGGTACTGGGCAATGGGGTTGCGGGCACCGTTGTAGTGGTTCTTCACGGCGACCTGTGCCAGCTGCTCGCGTGTCATGGAGTACTTGTGCATGTAGTCCCGGGCAATCATCGCGTAGAGCCCGGGAAATGTCGCTCCGACAAACCCTTCCCATTCGCGGTCCGCAGCGCCGGCAAGAGCATCGGTGGTTGCGCCCGGCTCCACATCGGTCATCTTCTCGACACCTGCTGCAACCACGATGTCTTCCATGCCACTGGCAACGGCGATGACCGCCTGCCGGAAGGCAAGCCCGCCTGATGCACACGCGGCTTCGACCCGTGTTGACGGGATGTGGCGTGTTGCCATTCCCGCGTAATCTGCAATCAGGGCACCGATGTGTTCCTGCTCGATAAAACGGCCGGCACTCATGTTGCCGACATACATCGCGTCGATCTTCTCACCAGATAGCTGGGCATCTGCAAGGGCAAGGGCCCCTGCCTCCACAAACATATCCCGGAAAGATTCCGACCATTTCTCACCGAACCGGGTGCAGCCTATACCAATCACTGCCACGTCTCTCATGATTGCATCACCAGCTTCCCCTTGTGCTGGGCATAGCGTGCATAATCCAGGTAGATGGGATTTTTGAGCTGCTGCTCCACGCCCGGTGCAGCGTCGCGCCGGAATGCATCCGACAGGATTGCATCGGTCACTTCAATATCAAAGGCATCGCTGCCTGCTCCGGACCCGAACGAGCAGACGAAGATCGTATCGCCCGGCTTTGCGATGTCAAGCGTTGCTGCAAGGCCAACGGGTGACGCGCCGGAGTAGGTATTGCCGAGGCGCGGTACCACGAGGCCCGGCTTGATCTGTTCTGTAGTGAACCCGAGGTCCTTTGCTGCTTTCTGCGGGAACTTCGCGTTGGGCTGGTGGAAGACCGCGTAGGTGAAATCTTTCGGGGTCTTCTTGGTCTGCTCCAGGAGGAGGTTGCTTGCCCCTTTGACGTGCTTGAAGTACCCGGGATCGCCGGTGAACCGTCCGCCGTGGCGGGGGTAATCCTGTCCCTCGCGGCGCCAGAAATCCGGCGTGTCGGTGGTGAACGAGCAGGTGTGGTGGATTGTTGCGATCGGGTCGTCGTTTCCGATCACATAGGCCGCACCCCCCGCTGCCGCAGTGTACTCGAGCGCATCGCCCGGTGCACCCTGCGAGACATCGGAACCGATGGCAAGGCCGTAGGGGATCATTTTGCTCTTGACAAGGCCCATACAGGTCTGGATCGCAGCGGTCCCTGCCTTGCAGGCGAACTCAAAATCAGCTGCGGTCATATTCGGGGTTGCTCCGATGGCTTCGCCGACCGTACATGCAGTAGGTTTCACCGCATACGGGTGCGACTCGCTGCCCACGTATACAGCCCCGATATCTTTCGGGTCAACATGCCGGCGCAGGAGTGCGTTCCTTGCCGCTTCGACAGCGATCGTTGCTGCGTCTTCATCAAGGTCGGGAACGGACTTTTCAAAAACGCCCAGTCCCCCGGTGATGTCTGCGGCATTTGCGCCCCAGACCCGGGCAATCTCTTCGACCTTGATACGATATCTCGGTATATACACACCGTAGGTAATGATGCCTACCATTCTTTGTCCCTCAGAGTACTCACGATTTCATCTACATCCATACTCGTACACATCACCGTGATGCGATCGCGCTCCGCCATTTTTTCCACGATTGGGTGGACATCTGAGGCTTCTATGCCCTGCAGCACCACGCATCGCGGTTTGAACGGTGTCACCCGGATCGCAACCATCGGTGATTTCCCGGTCGAGACATTGGTAAAGACCAGCGCCCGTTCCGTGCTCCAGCCATAGATGCGATTGAACTCTTCGGAAGTGAGTTGCATGATCGCATTGAGGCTGTTGACCACGGTATAGCCAAAGATGGTCTGGTCTATGGATCCCCAGAGTAATGTGCACCCGATCGCATCTGAAAAATCCTTCAGCGGGACGGGTGAACCGTATTCGTGGAGATCATAGATCACATCATCGTCAACTGCCGAAAAGAGCATGGTAGAGTATTTTTCAATGTGTTTACCGCCGGTCTCCTCATCGGTGGTGAGGAGCGTGTCGACAATCTTGCCGACAACGGCGGTTCCGGGGCTTTTTCTCCGTCCGCTCTCGTAATCACTGATCACGGACGGTGAGACGCCCAGGCGTTCTGATAAGACGCCGGGTGCGATCTCGAAGTTCATGCGCCATTTTTTGAGCGCATGCCCCGGTGAGTCCGACAGCGTAATCTCGCCAGCCATCTTCTCAGCGAGCTGGTTCCGCTTTCCGGATTTCATGCTCAATTAGATTCACTCATAGTGTTAAATAATTAACGAACGTGCTTTCGACAGTGAACGAACCACGACGGAGGATTTCTCCGGGGGCAACCCATAAATAAGAAGCAACTCAATTTTGATAAGCATGATACCCGCTGAGGATCTCCAGTGTCTCAAGGCCATTGCACTGCGTGGCGGTTGCAAGGGCCCGGTCTTTGTCTCAACGCAGAGCATCGGCACGATGCTTGCGATCAGCCAGCAGACTGCATCACGACGGTTGAAAGGGCTTGAAACCCAGGGACTCATCACCCGGACCCTTGCTGCCGATGGCCAGCATGTCACTCTCACCAGGCACGGCGAGGATGAGCTGCGCCGTGAACACCAGGAATATTTACGAATCTTTTCTGAGGGCGGCAAGACCTATGTTCTGAATGGTGCAGTCATATCTGGGATTGGCGAAGGCAAGTATTACATGAGCCTTGCCAGCTACAAGGAACAGTTCAAAACCCATCTCGGGTTCGAACCCTATCCCGGCACGCTCAACATCCGCCTCTCCCATTCCAGCATCCCGGTCAGGAAGAAGATCGATGCGCTGGAGTGGACCCGGATCAAGGGTTTTTCAACAGACGGCCGGACCTTCGGCGATGCGAAATGCATTCCCTGCCGGATCGGCACCATCTCCTGCGGCATTGTCGTGCCCGGCAGGACCCACTACCCCGAGGATATCATTGAAGTGATTGCCCCGATGGCGCTGCGCCGGAAACTGGGTGTTGAGGATTCTGACAGTGTCAGTGTTGAGGTGGGGCCGTGATGGATGAGGCGCTTGCAGCGCTCCGTGACGGGAAGTTTATCCTGCTTTACGATTTCGATGACCGGGAAGGTGAAACCGATTTTGCAATCCGCTCCGATGCGGTCACGCCAAAGCATATCCTCCAGATGCGCAAGGATGGCGGCGGGCTGATCTGCACGGCAGTCCACCCGATCGCAGCCCAGCGTCTTGGCCTCCCGTTTGCCAGCGATGCCCTCCGTGCGATTGCGGTTGCGGAACGGGAAGGCGACATTCCCTACGACCGGAAGAACCACTCCTCGTTCTCGCTCTGGGTGAACCACCGCAATACATTCACGGGCATCACCGATCGTGACCGTACCCTGACGGTTAACGCGATCGCGGAACAGGTGAAACGGGCACTCAACGGCGGCAACGTGAGTTTCCACGAAACGTTCCGTACCCCGGGACATATGGCCCTTCTCCGGGCAGCAGACGGACTTCTCGATGTGAGGAAAGGCCAGACTGAACTCTCGATCGCCATGGCCCAGATGGCGGGGATCACGCCTGCGGTCACCATCTGCGAGATGCTGGATGATGAGTCCGGCTACGCGCTCTCAAAGGCGGATGCAAAACTCTATGCGAGGAAGCACGGGCTCGTGTTTGTTGAAGGGCCGGAAGTGCTGGAGCGGTGGGAGAAGGACAAGGTCGGGAAAAAATAGAATTTTCTTTTTTTTACAAGCGATACAATCAATTTTACCTATCCGGCAACCTGAAGATCAAATTTTTAATGCCAATATCTGTCAGGCTTTTCCCTGGATCATCCGTGTAACCTGCTCGCGGATCCGGATAAATGCAGGATCTGCCGGATCCCTGGGATAGGGGAGATCGATCTGCAGGATATCAGACACAACCGCCGGCCTCCCGGAGAGAATGACAATCCGGTCCGCGAGATAGATCGCCTCCTCCGGGTTATGCGTGACCATGAGAAAGGTGGTCTTTAAGTCCTGCCGTATTCTCAAGACCTCATCCTCCAGTTCCCGCCGTGTGAATGTGTCGAGCGCAGAGAACGGCTCATCCATGAGGAGGACAGAGGGTTTGATGGCCAGCGCCCGGGCAACCGAAGCCCGCTGCTTCATCCCGCCGGATAGCTGGTGAGGGTAGGAGAGTGCAAACGCGTTTAAGTGGGTGAGATCCAGAAGCGATTCCGCCCGCTTCCCGATCTCCTCTTCTGCCAGATTTTGCACGGAAAGCCGCAGGCCGTACACGATGTTCTCATAGACCGTGAGCCACGGGAAGAGGGCGTGGTCCTGGAAGACCATGGCTGCTGACGGCTTCCCGTCTTTGTTACCGGATGTCTGGTCGATCCTGCCTGCATCCGCATAATCGAGGCCCCCGATGATCCGGAGCAGCGTGGACTTGCCGCAACCGGATGGTCCCATTATGCAGACGATCTCCCGGGCGGCGACATCAAAGGAAACCCCGGCAAGAGCGGGACAGGACTTTTCACTGTCCCGGAACGTCTTTTTGATCCCGTCAAGGGAGAGAACCGGCTCCATCATTCCCTCCCCTGCCAGCCAAAGAGCCGTTCCTGTCCTGCCCGGAAGAGAATATCCGCTCCGAGGCCTATGATGCCGATGATGATCATACCGGCGCCAATCACCTGGAGCTGGCCGAGGTTATAGGCATACATGATCAGATAACCGAGGCCGGCAGTTGTCCCGGGCAGCATCTCGGCGGCAACCACGCACATCCAAGCCACGCCGAACGAGACCCGGAGGCCGGTCCAGATCACGGGAAGTGCACCGGGAAGGATGACGGTGCGGAGCTTCTCAAAAGTGGTAGCATGGAACGTGTCCGCTACTTCGATCCACCGCAGGCGGACCCCCTGGACCCCGTCAACGGTGTTGATCAGGATCGGGAAGAACGCACCCATGCCAATGATGAAGAGGATGGAATTAAAACCGATACCGAACCATGCGATGGCAAACGGCATCCAGGCGATCGGGGGGACCGGGCGGAGTATCTGGATGGTGGGGTTGAGATATTTCTGGACTTCTTTTGACCAGCCGATGAGGAGGCCGAGCGGGATGGCAATGGCTGCTGCACAGAGGAATCCGGTGAGAACCTCCTTGAGGCTTTGGATCGTGTTCTGGATCAGGGACTCGCCGCCAAGAACCGGTGCAGCCGGCTGGAGCAGCACGGACAAAATTTCACCGAGCCGCGGGAGGATGTAGTTGTTCTGTATCAGGAGGGCAATGCCTTCCCAGACTATCAGGAGGATGACGATGAGTGCCAGTCCTTTGCCGTATTCACGGATACTCTGCTTCGAAATCAGTACCATAGAATTTCACCGAAATATTCTCATATGCAAACGCTTCGCGTACCATGTCTTCCTGGATCGAGCTCTGGACTGTGGCAATAACCACGGGTCTGCCGGCAGCAGAGCGGCCTTTCACCCACGTGACAAAGCCCGTCCAGTTATTGCAGGGTGCCCCGTTGCCGACAACCAGCCCGGAACCCCCGGTATTGATAGACTGGATGATGGATGATGGGTTTCCGAGGCCGATCTGCTGTTCTGCCGGGACAGATCCCACAAAGGCACCATCAAGGGCCTTCTGGCCGATAGTGGTCATGATACCCCCACCGGACTGGCCGGGGATGAGGTTGACATGGGCAAACGTTTTCCCCTGCACAAACAGCGTGCAGGAGACCGGGCGGGAGGCTTCCGGATCATCGGGGACAAGGCAGAAGCCGTACCGGTCGCAGAAATACGCAGAATCCTTGACCATGACATAGAGGGGGGCATAATTATCGGTTGAAGGGATATAGCCGAGCCTGAGATTCGGCACGTCCATGTCCGCTACGGGTACAGATGAATTCGTCAGGTACTGCGCCCCCTGGCGTGCAACGGCAGCGTTCATCATCGACAAGGGGTTGTACGTGCTGTTCGGTGTCTTACCGATAATGCTCTGTACAATACCGGATTCGGGGGGGTCTGCACTCGCCGTGAAGACAATGTTGGCAAAGGCGTGCTTCTCGACATCGAGCGGCTGAAGCGACCCCACGGGTGTCAGGATCGGGTTCTTTCCATAGACCCAGGCCGCGGTGATATTCTCTGCCAGTGCCGGGTCCTCCCGGGTACGGTTTATCGCTGCCGTGGTGAGGGCGGAGAAGAGGGCAGAGGTATTCGGATTGTTTTTGATGAAATCGTTCCGCAGTACCATTACATTGATAGCTTCGTTATTCCATTTTCCCGGGGGAGGGAGATCGGATGGGACCGCGATACATTTTCCGATGCCGGAGAGCTCTGCATTCGAGACCACCGGCTCCCAGATCAGGAATGCATCGATCTGGCCGGTATTGAGCAGCTGGCCCATTGAGCCGGTGGATGCATATAACAGATACACGGACGGGCGATCATCGATGGGTTGGACAAGCCCGGGCACAGTACTGTAATAGAGCAGAAAGATCAGAGATACCAGAATACATCCCATGATGATGAGCCACTGGAACGGCGTGAGTCGCTGCATGAATGGATCGCTATCGGATGTGTACGAGCTCCGGATATATATGCTGACGGTTTTTTTATCGCACCGCAGGGAGAGGTGGACCTTATATTCAGCCGCCCCCTGCGCCATTTCATTATTCTTATTAGCTTTCCACCCCCAATTTTTACCAGCATGAAAGTCCCGCTCACCGAACTTAAAGACCGGTTGAAACGTTTCCAGGACCGGATGGATCACACCCGTCCCGGCTGGGAACTGGCAGCCATTGTCGGCAAGATCCCCCTTTACTATTTCACGGGCACGATGCAGGACGGACTCCTTGTCATCCCGCACGATGGCGATGCCGTTTTCTGGGTCCGGCAGAGTTTCGAGCGGGCAAAGATCGAGTCGCTCTTTCCCCACATACGGGAGATGAAGAGCTACCGGGACGTGGCAGCGGGTATGGGAAATCTCCCCTCCACCGTGTATCTCGAAACGGATCTGATGCCCATTGCCCAGCTCCAGCGGCTCCAGAAGTACCTGCCGTTTACGGATGTGCAGTCCGTCGATGAACAGGTAGCAGCGGTCAGGGCAGTGAAGAGCCGGTATGAACTCACCTTGATGGAACACGCCGGGAAAATTCACCGCCATGTGCTTGAAGACTGCATTCCCGGGATGCTCGCGGAAGGGATCGACGAGGTCGGGCTCACCTGCGATCTCTACACCCTTATGGTGAAGGAAGGCCACCAGGGTATCATCCGGTTCGGGATGTTCAACGAGATGCTGCTCGGCCAGATCGGGTTTGGCACGAGCTCCATTTCCCCTACCTGCGTCAATACGCCCGGCGGCATCTTCGGCATGCACCCGTCCGTCCCGCTGATGGGTTGCCGGGAACGGAAACTGAAGAAGGGCGAGCTGGTTGTTATCGATATCGGGTGCGGGTACAAGGGATACCAGACCGACAAGACCATGACCTACATGTTCGGCAAACCGATCCCTGACGAGGCGATACGGGAGCATGAGCGATGCGTAGAAATTCAGGATCAGCTTGCAGCGCTCCTCAAACCGGGCGCCATCCCGTCAGAGATCTATGCAACCGTCATGGAGGGACTTGAACCGGAATTCCTGAACAACTTTATGGGATTCGGGAAGCACAAGGTCAAGTTCCTCGGCCACGGTATCGGGCTCTGGATCGATGAGATGCCGGTCATTGCGCAGGGATTCGATGAGCCTTTGCAGGAAGGCATGGTCTTTGCCCTCGAACCCAAGAAAGGCATCCCGAAAGTCGGGCTTGTGGGGATCGAGAACACGTTTATCGTGACACCGCAGGGTGGCCGGTCGATCACGGGCAAGAGCAAGGGGCTTGTCGAGGTATACTGACGGTCACTTGCGTATCCAATGCAATTGGCTGTGCTGAGAGGGAGAGGATAGCTTTCTTCAGTAACTGTCCGCTCACTTTTTTGCCAGTTTTTTCAGGGCCTCTTCAGGCAGCATCCTGGCAATGCTCATCTTTGTCGGACAGCGCCCGAGTTTGATTCCCTGTTTCTTTGCCTCTTCCTTGAGCTCTTTTGTGTCAAGGTCTTTGATTAAAGCACTCAGCTCTTTCTGTTCCAAAGGGATCAATGAGTGATAGAAACCGGGGACGATAAGGTTTTTCTCTCGCCATGGAAAACCCGTTCGCACTTTTCGATCCATTACCCTGTGCTGAAAACGTTCACCTGAAAGGTCAGTTCTGTTAAAAAAGGGAGATTATATGATTATTATCACGGACAATCGCTAGTCTTCTCTGTATCGGTATACTACGAAGTCATCATACATTTTCATCCGGAATACCGTGTCCCTTCCTTGCTTTGAGCCATTCGTCGAGACTGCCCACCAGGGAGAGCACCGCAGGCATGATGAAGATCGCGCCGATCAGTGAGAACCCGACGGCAATCAGGGTCGAGATGCCGAAGTTGCTGATGATGGGGAATGTTGCAAGGCAGAGTGCCGAGAACCCGAAGAATGTTGCAAGACCCGAGACCGTGATGGCGGTACCGATCTTATTGACACTCTCCTGGATGGCGGCAATGGGATCATGCAGTCGCTCCATCTCTTCAGTATAGCGCTCCATGACAAGGATCGTGTATTCTGCGGCAACGCCGATCGTCATCGATCCCAGTGTTGCTGTGAGCGGATTATACGTGAGGCCGATGGCATACATCATGACCGCATTCCAGCCCACGACGAAGATGATCGGGATGATCGGGGAGACTGCGTGGAGATGCCGGTAGACGAGGATCAGGAAGACAAAGACAAAGATGAACCCGAGAATGGTCATAGTATCTTTTGATTCCGACATAGCTCCCAGCAGACTGGTCATCAGCTCGAAGTTCCCGGCCGGTTCTATCGAGATCCCAACGGGAGGTTCGAGGAATTCGATATCATTGATAACCTGCTCTTTTAAGCTGTTCTGCTGGCTCATCGAAATGTCGCCGGTGCTGAACCGTATGATCCCGCACATCGGGTCACTGAGGTACGATTTTCTCGAATCCTCCGGTATTTTTTCCAGCACGGTATCGAGCTGGGCCTGGGTCTCCGGTATCACGCCGCCATTATACTGGAGGATATACGTGACAATGCTTGTCGCCCCGGTCATTTCCGTATGGTGCGACAGTTCGTAGTCCTGGAACTTCTTGATCCATATCACCGTATCGAGATCCGTTACGCTCGATCCCTGGACAAGCAGGTCTGCGGTGCTGGTTGCCCCGATGACACGGGTGACTTTGTCGATGTTGATCTTGGCCGGCATATCCGAAGGAACAAACGCGTTCTCGTCGGAATCGACAGGGATGGTCGCGTCGATCTGGAACCCGATAAGCGCAATAAGACCGGCCACAAGAAGGATTGGAATCGGGTTCTTCGCAATCTTAACCGAGGTGTCCGTCAGGAACTGGCCATAAGAAAAGGAACTCTTCTTCTTGTTCCTCGCGCTGTTTTTTTTGTTATCGATGATCGTATCGCAC is a genomic window containing:
- a CDS encoding ABC transporter permease, whose amino-acid sequence is MVLISKQSIREYGKGLALIVILLIVWEGIALLIQNNYILPRLGEILSVLLQPAAPVLGGESLIQNTIQSLKEVLTGFLCAAAIAIPLGLLIGWSKEVQKYLNPTIQILRPVPPIAWMPFAIAWFGIGFNSILFIIGMGAFFPILINTVDGVQGVRLRWIEVADTFHATTFEKLRTVILPGALPVIWTGLRVSFGVAWMCVVAAEMLPGTTAGLGYLIMYAYNLGQLQVIGAGMIIIGIIGLGADILFRAGQERLFGWQGRE
- a CDS encoding ABC transporter substrate-binding protein encodes the protein MAQGAAEYKVHLSLRCDKKTVSIYIRSSYTSDSDPFMQRLTPFQWLIIMGCILVSLIFLLYYSTVPGLVQPIDDRPSVYLLYASTGSMGQLLNTGQIDAFLIWEPVVSNAELSGIGKCIAVPSDLPPPGKWNNEAINVMVLRNDFIKNNPNTSALFSALTTAAINRTREDPALAENITAAWVYGKNPILTPVGSLQPLDVEKHAFANIVFTASADPPESGIVQSIIGKTPNSTYNPLSMMNAAVARQGAQYLTNSSVPVADMDVPNLRLGYIPSTDNYAPLYVMVKDSAYFCDRYGFCLVPDDPEASRPVSCTLFVQGKTFAHVNLIPGQSGGGIMTTIGQKALDGAFVGSVPAEQQIGLGNPSSIIQSINTGGSGLVVGNGAPCNNWTGFVTWVKGRSAAGRPVVIATVQSSIQEDMVREAFAYENISVKFYGTDFEAEYP
- a CDS encoding Xaa-Pro peptidase family protein — its product is MKVPLTELKDRLKRFQDRMDHTRPGWELAAIVGKIPLYYFTGTMQDGLLVIPHDGDAVFWVRQSFERAKIESLFPHIREMKSYRDVAAGMGNLPSTVYLETDLMPIAQLQRLQKYLPFTDVQSVDEQVAAVRAVKSRYELTLMEHAGKIHRHVLEDCIPGMLAEGIDEVGLTCDLYTLMVKEGHQGIIRFGMFNEMLLGQIGFGTSSISPTCVNTPGGIFGMHPSVPLMGCRERKLKKGELVVIDIGCGYKGYQTDKTMTYMFGKPIPDEAIREHERCVEIQDQLAALLKPGAIPSEIYATVMEGLEPEFLNNFMGFGKHKVKFLGHGIGLWIDEMPVIAQGFDEPLQEGMVFALEPKKGIPKVGLVGIENTFIVTPQGGRSITGKSKGLVEVY
- a CDS encoding hydrophobe/amphiphile efflux-3 (HAE3) family transporter, giving the protein MIQQIFEGIANTIIKRPKLVAALVLALFCIGLYGMTMLTMQTGWETYVDRDTPAGALQEKYNEDYKSDTIILIIEAGDPLSAEVLSYVDNLETDLRQQQNVKSVQSITDVLRAYNGGTLPSSRADTERIVNSLPGSTRTLLYPSNVLTLVQLKLTPGLSEKVQKSVLNNVGSVVDSSSAPPGVRVEISGSPAFQQQMSAGLTSNMGVLIGGALVLMIITMGILFSYVRHRFMPVLLVAIGLVTSLGLMGVFGINLNMAVIGAFPVLIGLGIDYAIQFHARFDEEARKGSLNDAVFVTVTRTGPAVMYAMLATSMGFLAMYVSTVPMIRSFGVVSIIGINTCFWVSCIGMPTIALLVNYQPKQQTGQCYAVGTDACDTIIDNKKNSARNKKKSSFSYGQFLTDTSVKIAKNPIPILLVAGLIALIGFQIDATIPVDSDENAFVPSDMPAKINIDKVTRVIGATSTADLLVQGSSVTDLDTVIWIKKFQDYELSHHTEMTGATSIVTYILQYNGGVIPETQAQLDTVLEKIPEDSRKSYLSDPMCGIIRFSTGDISMSQQNSLKEQVINDIEFLEPPVGISIEPAGNFELMTSLLGAMSESKDTMTILGFIFVFVFLILVYRHLHAVSPIIPIIFVVGWNAVMMYAIGLTYNPLTATLGSMTIGVAAEYTILVMERYTEEMERLHDPIAAIQESVNKIGTAITVSGLATFFGFSALCLATFPIISNFGISTLIAVGFSLIGAIFIMPAVLSLVGSLDEWLKARKGHGIPDENV